CATATTGGGCTTGCAAAATTTAATTACCAGAATCATGTAGTTTTTGGTTTTTTTGGTATCTTTTCATTGGTTTAGATTATTACTGTTTAAAAACTCTATAATTATTACTTTAATATATACTTTAAATCACAAAGGTTATAGTATAATTTTATAAAACATACACAATTGGCAAACTTAATACTCAAATATTTTGACTAAATAATGTTCATGTTACTAATAAAAAAGAAAAGTTGTTCCAAAAAATCTATACATCATCGTAATTTCTATGTGGACACTAAACATGGTGAACAAAATACATCACTCTCAAAACCTATAACTATGAAACTGTAACATTAATTTTTAACATATAATCATTTAGAACATACACCTGCGCGGGCGCGCGGGTCCAAAATCTAGTTGAGGGTTAAGAATTAAGACTTACTAGGATAAGACATACGCTTTGCGCATGGTGAGTTTATTTGTATATATTATCGATAATTTTTTTATATATTTGATCATTTTATTTATACATATACAATATTTTTTGTTTTTATTATATAATTTCTTTTCGATGGAACCGGATCAATTTTTATTAAAAATTGTGAAACTAAACTATAATTAATATATCATGGGTTGATTGGAATGTACGTTAAACAAATTATAACACAAAAATATTATTTTGTTCCACCGAAGACATTTTTGAAAAAATGAACAATACAGTTTTCACAATTAAATTATTTTGACCTGTATTTTCCATATGGTTTTGAAATGTTTCAGATCAACCATTGAATTGATACATGTCATTTTAATACTTTTAGTCGTATGCTTAAGAAAAACTTACAGTTTTGTAATTTAAAATCGTTTTAAAAAAATTTAAAATATAACATATAAAAAAAAATCTAACATATAAAAAAATAACATATAAGGTTTCTTCATTATTGTAATTTAAAATCATTTTAAGAAATTTAAAATATAAAGTTTTCTCATTTTTGTAATTAAAAGTCATTTTAAAAAATTCAAAATATACATATAAGAAAAAATCTAATTTTTTTATTATATGGTTAATCTGATTGTTTATTTTTTTAATAATATAAAATTAAACAAAAATGAAGAAGGACGCAAAAATTATTATCAAATCTTTATTATTCATAGTCATTAATTGTCATATATATGTTAATCATATTAGATAATTCCATAGTTTTTATTTAAGGAAAAAATACACACTTGTTATCTTTTGAGTTAATATAATCTTCCCTAGTAATTGGATTTGGACCAACATTTTTTTCAATTGATTCTTAAGCTGTCACGCAAGCTAAATTGTCATCCTAATTAAATGACACCTAATCAGGGTTTCTTTTTAATTAGTACAAACTTAAGGTTATAACTTTTTAAATGATTCTCAATTAATATATAGGAGATTCTTGGGTTCACCCCCTAAGATTCACCAACCAATAGGATTGTGTTATTTCATATTCGATATCTTTTAAAAAAAGAAACAAAATATTGTCAAATTATATTATGTTTTTAAAAATAAAAGGTAAAAATAAATAAATAAAAAATAGTAGTAATTACAAAAAAAAATATTTTTAACGTCGTCAGCAAAATAATAAACCCTAAATCCTAATCCCCAAACCCTAAATCCTAAACCCCAAACCCTTGGGTAAACCCTAAACCCTTGGATAAATCCAAAACTCTAAATCAAAATCACTAAACACTAAAACACTCAAGGGTTTAGGTTTTAGGGTTTTAGTGTTTAGTGTTTTTTATATAGAGTTTAGGATTTATCCAAGGGTTTAGGGTTTACCCAAGAGTTTANNNNNNNNNNNNNNNNNNNNNNNGTTTTGCTGACGACGTTAAAAATATTTTTTTAAATTCTTTTTTCTGTAACTACTATTTTTTTTTACTTTTTTATTTTAAAAACATAATATAACTTGACAATATTTTGTTTCTTTTTTTAAAAGATATCAAATTTGAAATAATGAAATTCTATTAGGAGGTCTCGGGATACGTAGAATAAAGGACGTCTCTGCGGTGTTTGATTTGAAATTGATATGGCGTCTATTTAACAACTCAGACTCTCTTTGGGTTCAATGGATGAAGCAAACTATACTACAAGGAGATTCCTTCTGGGATGCTAGGGTAGGGGCAGTAGGCTCATGGGTTTGGAAGAAGCTGCTCCAGCTGAGACCATTAGCCAAACAGTTTCTGTGTATGGAAGTCCGAGATGGTAAATCTGTTGGATTTTGGACTGATATATGGCTTCCTATAGGGCGAAGTAATTGGTGAGCGTGGAACTCAGAAGCTTGGCATTGTACGCAACACAAAGATTGCTGATGTTTTAGCAGAAGATCAATGGAGATTTCGGAACTCAAGAGATAGCAGTATAGAGAAAGTGCTTGCGCAGGTAAAGGCAAACCCGCTAACATTGACGCCAAACGCAGATGATGTTGTGAAATGGAAGCGAGGAGATGTAGCGTATGTGTCGGAATTCTCAGCATACAACACTTGGAACATAGTTCACACCCAAAATATTAAGGTACCCTGGGCGAAGTTGATTTGGTTCAAACAAGGTGTGCCACGGTTTGCCTTTGTAACTTGGCTAGCTGTTAAGGATAGGCTCTCTACTGGATCTAGAATGAGAGCTTGGGGGTTAGAACAGGGATGCTTGTTCTGTGGAGAGCCAGAGGAATCAAGAGACTACCTGTTTTTTGCTTGTCCATACACCTATGGCTTATGGTTGCAGATTATTGGCTCCTTACTCCGACCGACGACATCACCAGACTAGGCTGAGATTCTGGGTCGCATTCTTCACTCAGCACATGATAGGCTCACTTCTATTCTCCTGAAGCTAGCATTACAAGTCACTGTCTATTACATATGGCGCAAACGTAACGAGAGACGACACATAGCGGAGTCAACCAGCACACCAGCTTGCAAAGTTGATAGAGAAGACTATTAAGCAGAGGATTATGTCCACTCGATACTACGAGAAGAGAGGACGTACGGGACTGATGCAGTGATGGTTTGAGGCCCATATGGGGTAAAGATAGTTGTTAAGGACAAAGATTTTGGATTTCTAGATTCATTTTGTAAATAACTATTTTTTTTCTATGATGATCAAAAAATTTAACATTTCATAAAAAAAAAAAAAAAATTCTATTGGGAGTGAACCCAAAATAACTCAAGAATTAAAGACCAATGAACACAGAGGCTTTACATGTAAAAGCATTTTTTTTTTTTGTATAAATCAACGCCTTATTTGATGCTTACATTTGTAAGTCAGACTCCTCGTCCAATGTCACTTGTTGTGTAAGAAACTATAACATATGGAAAATAGAATATATAGTAGTTTCATAATGTGATGGGTTGGTCTCCTTCAAGCTCCGATATAACAATCAACGAGTCTGTCAATTCGAGGGAGAGAGCTTCTGTCTTTGGAACCGGATTGATTACCTGCAACAACAACAAAACGAAGTATGTATATTAATTATAATAAAACTTTGGAGAAAGAGGTTAATATAGTGTCTGTACCAGAGCAATAAAACAGTCGCACCTTTTTACCGCCTTTTATGTAGCCTATAGCTACTTCTCTCCTTAGCCAAGCCCGCTCTGTAAGCTCGGTGAATGAAGGGTTCTCGCCCTTTTTCATGTACAGCTCAATGTCCTGCGTCTCTCAAGCAAACCCAAGATTTTCAGACCACAATGCAAAGATTTGAGCGAAAGAGAGTGTTATGTGTTTGACCTTGACGTATATCTCATCACCCTCTGCGTTTAGAATGTCCTTCCACACCTCGTTTAGTTCGCTGTTTTCAGCAACTGGTTGTAAAGAAACAAGTACTAAGTTATTGCTGTTGTCAAAAAAGAAGAAAAAGAAAAAGACAGAAGTGCAACCTTGTGCTGTTACAAGGCTCATCACTTCCTCTGCTGCTATAAATGTTAGGGACGGCTTAATTCCAGTTATCTACATGGTTTTGCATTACGTTTCAGTAACATAACCTGCGGATAAGAGAGATCACAAGAGAAAAAGAAGACTTCCAATACCTGCTTGCCAAGTTTTGAGTCAACGATCTCAGCAGCTAGATTTTGTACCTAGAGACCCAACAAATATTAAGATGGAATTTCAGTAACTCAATGTAGTAGGCTGCGAAGAAAAGTCAGTACGATACCTTAACTCCAAGCTTGTTACAGATGCTTTCAGCGAGTAGAAGAGAGTAAGCGGATTGTTTGTCTGCTCTAGATGGATCTACAGGACATCAAATCATTTATCATTATTTCCAAAAGATGAAGAACCAATGGTAAATGCTTACCTCCAAGAAGCCAGTCTCGATCCGATATTACAAGGATGGTCAGAGGAACATTTTTGCCTTTCCTGTATTTACTTTGCATATGTATTATAGTTTCTTTTAGTGTCTCATAGTTCATAGGATTCCCAACCTGTAGAAGATTTAAAAAAGACATCAACAATCAAATAGCTTTGAAG
This genomic interval from Brassica oleracea var. oleracea cultivar TO1000 chromosome C2, BOL, whole genome shotgun sequence contains the following:
- the LOC106324132 gene encoding uncharacterized protein LOC106324132, which encodes MGLEEAAPAETISQTGEVIGERGTQKLGIVRNTKIADVLAEDQWRFRNSRDSSIEKVLAQVKANPLTLTPNADDVVKWKRGDVAYVSEFSAYNTWNIVHTQNIKVPWAKLIWFKQGVPRFAFVTWLAVKDRLSTGSRMRAWGLLAPYSDRRHHQTRLRFWVAFFTQHMIGSLLFS